DNA sequence from the Camelus dromedarius isolate mCamDro1 chromosome 24, mCamDro1.pat, whole genome shotgun sequence genome:
ATCAAAGCCTTTCTAGGCTGAATCCTGGGGCTGGGAGTGAACAGGGAAACCAACATGGAGGCCTAGACAGAAGATTGAGGGCAAATAACCCAAGGCAGTGGGAATGACTTTGACATGGTCCTTGAAAACTTAGTGGGAATTGGGcaaatggggaaggaggaagggcattccaggatGAGGAAACAGCAAAAGCAAATGCTCAGAGAAGATAAGGCCAAAGAAGTAGGCAGGGCCAGAGAGTGAAAGGATTGAAAGACAGCAAAGGAATTTGGACAGACTCTGTTAGGTTACGCGGTGCCATCAGAAGTCTCAAATCAGAGAGACATGATCAGATTTTCTATTTAGAAGACTCATTTGCTGCTATGGGGAGACCAGGGGTAAAGCTGTAGCCTGCTCTAAGGTAGTGGCAGCAGGCTAGAGAAGATGGAAAGAAGGGGATTAATGGGAACCATGATTGGACTGGCTGGAGCTAGTGAGCATGGCTAGTCATGAAAGGGCTGTAGGGCTAGACTCTAAATGGTATCACATAGCTGTTAAAATCATTGGTTCAAATCCTAACCAGCTTTGCCTTGACCTgctttcttatctataaaatgagataatgaaagTAAGATCCTTGAAATCCAGTCTAAGTATCACATGGGTGACTGGAtttggaggagggggctgggagtgagagttacacacacacacatcccctgAAGATGTGCCCACAGGGTAGCTCAACAACTTGCTGTGTGGTCTCCCTGAGTCTTGGTTTCTATGAAATAGTGATCTTGAAAGCTCCTAGTGTTGGCATTCTGTGGCTCTTAGCTGTCACCCAGTCCCATGGCTGCTCATATCCAGAACAGGCCTTAATTATGCTGTACCCAGGGGTCAGAGTATTCGCTCACtgcctatcaaaatcccagctatCTTTAATGAATTTCTCATTTGCATAAAGATTTTCTCAGAGGGCTCTATGTACATCCAGTTCTGTCTCTCCCTGCTTAAAACTGAACCTTTGAGTGGTTTTCTGTTTCCCTCAGCTCCCACGCCTGGCATTCAAAGCTCTTCACCATCTGACCTCATGTCCTGGCTTCATCTCTCATCACTCAGCACCCATCCCATGCCCCCAGCTTCAAACACACCTGACCTTTCTCACCTCTAAGACTGCCCACAGGGTCTTTCAGCCTTCTCAGCCTAATACCCTCTTCGAGTTCCCACCTGCTTTCTCCAGGAGTAGCTTGTCTCTCTTCTAGAtgaggtttattcatttttagcaTGCATACGTATCAcccagggatcttgttaaaatgaagactgtgattcagtaggtctggggtggaacttgagattctgcatttttaacaagttccctgtgatactgatgctgctggtctgtggaccacacttccTGTAGCAATGAGCAGAGGAGGAGAtcgtattttatattttgtaccCAAGAGAAAGGAGATTCTGGCAGCTATAAGAGTCCAGGGGAGGGAGACAAGCTGTGTAGGTGACCTCAAACTTGTCAGTGAGCTAGAACTGCATCATGGCTGAGAGAAGAGGTGTTTTGGACAATGAGAGAATTTCCGTTCAAACCCTGGCTGTGCTGACTGATTAACTGTAGGGCCTTGGTAGTCACTTCTAAGTCTtatatccttattttaaaatgaagctaaTGATACCTAACCCAAAGAgttgtgagaatttaaaaaaaggacataGGTGAAAAGCACTTAGCATCATTCCTGGCACACAGTGTGCAATAAATGGgagtgttattattattagaaaagtAATGGCTGAGGAGGAAACTGCGATGTTTgccctggtttaaaaaaaaaaaaaaactaaagcagAAAGACAAAACCACTAACTTTAAATACCTGGATTATCATATTACTGTACTGCATTGTATCCCCATGGTACCCTCTTGTTACAGTGCAAATACCctttattctcattttcaaatctaACAGCAGTAGAATTTAAGTCTGGTATTTGCTGAGCTTCAGTCACATATATATGGCTCACCTGTTGTGCTCTTTCATTCACTGCTCTTCTTCAGATAGATTCACAttgttttgttaaataaatttacCTTCATCTGAATAACAATATTGATGAAATTCTTGGTTTTGTGATCCATTGTTCTCCTAATACCTGTGAAAATAATGATTATAGTAAGATAAATGTTTGCCTACATAACCCTTAGAATCCTTTTGCATTCTGTTAAGTGCATACCTCAAGTCGGGAAATTTCTGTCTCACCTAGCCTAGCCTTCCTTGGTTCACtgaggcaggggaagggaggaacTTGCCTGGGGTCTTAATGAGCTAGACTCAGCCCCTCTTACCAAGATTCTTCCTTGCAGAAGGAAGTGGCGCCCCTCCTGGAGCTGGAGATACCAAGGGTACTTGTGTGAAGAATCTCTTTTTCCCCAAGTCAGTGAACACAGCATGAGGAAGTTCTCAGGCTGGTCAACTCAAAATAAACCCAATAGATGTCAAAACCAGGGCAAGACTGAAAGTGTGACCTTGAATTCAGACTGTGCCAACTCTGCTGTGGGGAGTTTCTCGATTTAAAGTATCAAGTTATATTTTAACCTTGAATCCCTCCTGGAGAGCGCCAGGCACCTGGAGTCCAGCCTCTGTCATATCTTGGCAAGCAAGTGCCGGGAAGCAATGTAGCCGACTGCTAAGGGTGAGAATGTTAAAGTGGGTCCTGACTCCGACTGGCTAAGTgaatttaatctctctgagctcaGTTTTCTCAATTACCAAAAGATAACACCTGATTCAAAGGGGTGGCAGGAAGATTTAATACAATAATGTACATAAAACAGCATTGTCAAAGCTTTACAGTGTAATGCTGTTATCACCATTAGCATTATGTACACTGTGTAAATCAGAGTTCCCTTGACTGGTcactcattttccaaactgcctaGTTTTCAAATTTCTGAGTTGGTTACCAGAAAGCTGCTGTCTTTTTACAATGGATCTTGAAGGCCCATCCTTGCAACTTTAGAAAGAAAAGTTCTTACCACTCCCTAGTTGTCCCTTACTCTGTCTTAACTTGTTCTCTTGTCTATAAGAGAACAGTGATAATTACTCAGTGGAGATGGAATATGAGGAGAAAGAAGCTAACACTGTCTTGTCCTTAATATGTGCCCGGTTTTTCACTTGGTCACTAGTCAATATATACCTGATTGCGATTGCTTGGCCCACGTTAGACTCAGCAACTCTAGGATGAGCCTTCTCTTTACTAAGAAGGAAGCAATGTGCCCTCAATATTCCACTTCACTCTACTGTTAGTACAAACCGTTTTCCCTTCATCTGCTTCTTACAAAGCAtttcttcttctgattttatCTCTAGAGGCCCAGACCTTATGAAACTggcacattttcatattttttcatttcacgCCTCAGATTAATATTTAGGTTTTACCCTTGCTGCCTTTTtcacagctttaaaaaatgataggTGCTTGCTCTTGAGCCTGGACTTGATCCTGGCCTGGCTTCTAAGACACCATGCTCTCCTGGCTCTCTTACCTCACTGGCTGCTTCTGCTCAGTCTCCTTGGCTGGCTGCTCCTCATCTTGCTGCCCCAAGTTCTCTCTGCCTATTCCTTGAGTAATCTCATCCAGTCTCATGACTTTAAAAACCATCTACAGGCTGATGTCTTCCCAGTTAACATCTCCAGCCTGGGCctctcttctgagctccagaTGTGGTGAGGAAAATTGGAGATAAGATCAGAAACAGATCAAACCTGGTCCTCCCACCATCCTCATCTCTGTAGACAGCAACTCCACCTTTGCAGTTGCTAATAAGCTCAAAAAATTTGGAGTCATTTCAACCCCTTTTTCTTTACATCTCTTAATCTATTATCAAATTTGTGGCTTCAAACTGCAAAATATATCCAGAAGCAGACCACCTTCAGTTTCCACCTATGTCACCTGGGTCCGAGCCACCATCTTCTCTTGACTGCAGTATAGTAGCCTCCTCACTGGGTTCCTACCCTCTCCCGTCCTTCATTCtgtggaacttttaaaaatatgagtctGATCTGTTTGTGTCCTTGCTCAAAACCATCTAACATCTCTTCTAATGGTTCCTCATCTCATTCACATTCAAGGCCCTATGCTGAAatatccccccaccccaggaccacTCACCCTCCTGCATTCTGCCCTAGGCACTTCTTGTTATTCCTGGAACAGAAaaactcctgcctcagggccttgcTGTTCCCGCAGTAGCTTGCTCTTTTACCTCCTTTAGGTCTTTGCTCTTGTGACACCAGTAAGGTTTCTTAACAACCCTATTTAAATTTGCAGCATCCTCCCAATACAAGCACTCCTGTCCATTCTCACTGaaagctggaattttttttttaatttaatgctgaATCCCCAATGTCTAGAACAGAGTCTGGCACATTGTACGCGCTCAATAAATACTGTATTAATAAAGAACAGCTAGAATGACACTAAGCATTGTGATGTGCGTTAATGGATAATCTCATTTAACGCGCACAACCGTCCTAAGAGGCAGGCACCGTGGCATTTCCTACTTTACAAACGGGGACGGAGAGGTTGCAGCTTGCGGAGCCCCACGTTTCTGGCTCCCAGGCCTCTCGGTCAGGGCTGACCTGTCGCCCCTCTCCCCGCAGGTCCCGAGCGAGGCGCCAGCGCCGTCGGCCGACCCGGCGCGCCCACACGCGTGCCCGGACTGCGGCCGCGCCTTTGCGCGCCGCTCAACGCTGGCCaagcacgcacgcacgcacacggGCGAGCGGCCCTTCGCGTGCACCGAGTGCGGCCGGCGCTTCTCGCAGAAGTCGGCGCTGACCAAACACGGCCGCACGCACACAGGCGAGCGGCCCTACGAGTGCCCGGAGTGCGACAAGCGCTTCTCGGCCGCCTCGAACCTGCGGCAGCACCGGCGGCGCCACACTGGCGAGAAGCCGTACGCATGCGCGCACTGCGGCCGCCGTTTCGCGCAGAGCTCCAACTACGCACAGCACTTGCGCGTGCACACGGGCGAGAAGCCGTACGCGTGCCCGGACTGCGGACGCGCCTTCGGCGGCAGTTCGTGCCTGGCGCGCCACCGACGCACGCACACGGGCGAGCGGCCGTACGCATGTGCTGACTGCGGCACGCGCTTCGCGCAGAGCTCGGCGCTAGCCAAGCACCGGCGCGTGCACACAGGCGAGAAGCCGCACCGCTGCGCCGTGTGCGGCCGCCGCTTCGGCCACCGCTCCAACCTGGCGGAGCATGCGCGCACGCACACGGGCGAGCGCCCCTACCCGTGCGCCGAGTGCGGCCGCCGCTTCCGGCTCAGCTCGCACTTCATCCGCCACCGTCGCGCGCACATGCGGCGCCGTCTGTATATCTGCGCGGGCTGCGGCCGGGACTTCAAGCTTCCCCCTGGCGCTACAGCCGCCACTGCCACTGAACGCTGCCCAGATTGTGAGGGCAACTGAGCCGCCGTTCTTGTCGCCGCGGGGTCTGGTTGGGGAGGGACATACTGGGACCCAGGCCTGGGATGCGTTAGCGTGGACGACTCCTCCTCATCCCGCCACCCGGGACTGGGATCGGGTGGGATGGCAGTCTTGGCTGCCCTGGAACTGGGAGACAGAGAGAATCCCCCGCCGAGGTTCCTGGAAACCGTGCCCACCTCCCCCTCATTCCATCCCCTCCGTCCGTGTTagtgaataaaatattatatCCTCACCCTACCCGTGCCTGTGAATGAggtgagtggggacaggaggAAAGTTGAAGGTTTCTTCAGGCTTAGGTTAACTGTCGTGGAGCCAACTAGGGCTATAAGCCCCAAAGGGTTTCTGGAACTGCGTTTCTGCGTGTGGTGGAGTCATCCCGCACTTGGCCCTTGGCTATGTCCTCAAAACCTCAGATCTGGAAGGGTCCATAAGTTTAGCATATGCGTGATCAACAAGCACTGTATTCTGCAGAGCTTTGGCGAGCGGCATGAACATCACAGAATTCAGTCTAGTGAAGAAGTAGTCTTCATAGCACTAGAGAAGCTCTTCTCAGAGGTGATATTTAAGCTGGTCTTAAGAGCATTTTGGGGTTGGGGAAATATGGAGAGCCCCTGAAACTGCATGCCAGACTTGTTAGAGCTTGcagatgtcccctggggtggAATGTAGGGACAGAAAGCAAGGAGGTTGGCAGGAGAGACCACTAGGGAACTTGGAAGCCAGTTGAAGGTTCCAAGGCCGCAAAGAAGCCTTGAGAGATTAGAGGGGAGGGGTGGATCTGGCATATTTTTAAGGAGCTAGAATTCAAAGGAGTTAAAGTGGCTGTGGGGATAAGGGAATGGAGGAATGGGGCTGACTTCATTTCTTAGCTTGGGGGACTGCAGGTAGTGTCCCTGAGATGGCACAGGATGAGGAGCAGGACAGGACTTGAAGTGGCAGCAATTGTTACACCCTTATCTGGACATGTTGAGTGAGATTAAATGTGGAGGGGTCAGGGAGGTGATGGGAAATAGCAGCTTGGGGATATTAGGTCTGGAGGGCATGGCACCACGTTCAGAAGGGGGTCCTTGAGAACTTGAGTCTGTGAAAGAACAGCCAGCGgtagaaagaaaaccagaagtgTCTGGGAAATCTAGAGGAAAGTGTTTCACGGAGGAAAACAGCTCAGTCAACTGATGCTCTGGTGTccactgtgtgtgtatgaattCGGAGAAAGTGGTGTAGACAGTTTTAGTGGAGGGGTTGGGGTGAAAGCCAGCTTTGAGTGGATTAGGGTATAAATGGGATAACGAGTAAGCAGAATGGATCAGTGTAGACGACCCTTTTCAAGAAGTTTGGGCATGAAAAGCATGAGGGAAGGAGCTGGAGTTCTGCTGGTTTTGTTTGTCAATAGGGAAGAGGCTCACGTGCTGGTGGGAAGGGCTAATGGAAAGAAAGTGATTATATAGAAAGGAGATGAGATAATTGATCAAGGAGACAGGATTAAATAAGAGATCAATAAGATAAGGCTCCTCCTATCACTGgtagggagaggaaaggagggttTGGGAACATAAAGCTAAAGCAGTTCCAATCTGATGGATCTTTTTTTACCTGGGAAATAAGAGAGGTCACTGGTTAAGAGAGAGTGAGGTCATTAATAAGAGGAATGAGGCCAGTAACAGGGAAGTgcttcattttactgatgtggaaacaggctcagaggggAAGCAAAAGTAGTTTAATGGTCTTCCCTGCGTTACCCTACCCTGTGAAGGAGGCAGGCCATGGGTATCTCAGTAAAGGAGATACGTCTGAGGTCACACAACACTTTTCTTTAGGTGTAGAAGTGGAACAAGAAATTGACcttgggagggcaggagagggggcaaGGGGCTCAAGCCCCGGAGAGAGGAAGCCCTGTTCTGCTCCAGACCAGGTGGACCTGATCTTGATTTGTGCTGGGAGCcaagggagagggacagaggggtCTCACAGGGCTGGGGTCTTGATGGACAAGGCTGGGGCCTGCCCTAACTGTTGATATTTCCTGCTCTGGCCTCCTGAAAGTTTTGAGTTGAAAAGCAAACATAAGAACAACTGCACACTTAGGAAAtacctagtatgtgccaggcactggcctaAGCACTCTACTTACAGTAACTCGCTTAAATCTGACAGCCCTATCAAGTAGATAccactctttccttttcttttttgtttttgtttgagtaaaggtagatttattcagagagatacatactccatggatagagtgcaggctgttacagaaggcaagagagaggccacgaggtgtgggggtagGGTgtctagtttaaagtaaaagtagttacacactccatagacaagagtGCGATCcctctcagaagggagagcggcccattcttttcattttaaatgaggaaacagagacacagaaagatgaAGTAATATAATGAACATGAACCACTATCAAAGATGGCTCCAGAATCTGGGCTCTTAACCAGCACTACATATGGTCTCCAATCTTGtttagagaaagggaagagacttGCATGAGATCAGACAGGGACCTTACTGGAAATCAGGTCTCTCTGCTCTGCAGGAGGGAGTTACAACAGAGAATCGTGGGAGCTGGCCTCCCTCAGaggcctccctgctgtccctccacAGCCTGTGCTGAGACAGAGACTCCCCGGCTGCTCCAGGAAGAATCCAGAAGTTGCTAACCAAAACTTgtactgagaaagaaaataatcaggaGGTTATCTTCTGGAAGTTCTTGGGCCTCAGACCTCAAGAAGTGTAGCCCCCAAGCCCATGGTCTGCTAGGAAAGGTCTAGAATGAAGTTCCATGGCCAGGGCACCCTCTGCTCCTCAGATGCCGTGCTGAGTCAGAGGTTCTGTGCCTACGTCTCTAGGTTGGGGCCTGACCTGCGGACTCACAGGCAAGGTCTGCAGGCCTCACAGCCTGGTCTTCAGAGGTGGCCTCGTGGGGCAAGTCTGTATACTTGCGGGCGGAGCCGCGGGACAGATGTGCTGGGTAGCGTCGCCGGTTGGTGTCCATCTTGGAGAGCACTGCTTGGGGCAGGTCTACATGGCAGCGGGCTGCTAATGCTACCAGGTAGATGAGGACATCACTAAGCTCCTCTTGAAGGGCTGCTCGTTCCCTGGGGGACCAGGCTTGGGGGCCAGGCTCCTCATCGGGCTTCCACTGACTGGGGAGAGAACACATAGGCGCACATGCATAGATGGTAGCCAGGACAATGGGTCCACCTCTCTTAGGTGCACCCTAGTCCTTGCAGCAGTAAACTCCCACCTCCTGGGAAATTCCTCCAAGTACAACTCAACTCATCTGGGCTCTGACTCTTCACGGGCCCCAACAGATGACTCACCCagacctctgtgttcccaacctgAGCCAAGTAGCCATGAGAACATACCACTTACTGCGACCCagttctgctccccaccccctgccggAGCCCTAGACTAAACCTCAGACCCGGACCTCTGAGGAAGCCTTCTAACATCCTCATGCCTCTTGCCCTGTGCCAtcttttaaaagcacaaattaCATTTTGTCCCTTCGCTGCTTAAAACTCCCTCAACTGTgcttggaataaaatccaaactcctacCATGCCCTCTAGGTCCTACAAGAATTGACTCCTGCCTCTTCCAATGTCATTGTCCACCAATCTCCCTTTGACTCCCCACCTAAAGCCACTCTGGCCCTTTCTGTCTTGCAGAGAGGCCAAACTgtcacagggcctttgcacttactgttaCCTCTGCCTTGAATGCTCTTCCCCCCATCCTTCCCGTGGCTGGCTGCTactcaggtctcagctcagatgtcacgtCCCCAGAAAAGCCTTCTCcctctgttattttctttctcatcaccTTGTGTTATTTTCCACATAGAATTTGTCACCAGTccatatcttttaaaattggtTTGATTATTTATTGTCAGTTCCCTTGCACTGTGATGTAGGAactgtgtctgtcttgttcaaGGCCGTATCTCGATCCTAGAAGACCTAGCACACACATGATGCTCCCGAATCTGTAATGAACGGATGGCTTGCCCTCACAGACATTTGTGCCCTCATTTCTCCACCCAACAGTGACTGCCCAGCTTAGGCCTCACCACCTTTTGCCTGATGTACAccagcctcctcactggtctccccTGGCTCAATGCTCTTGGTGATCCAATCCACCCTGAAGACATAGTGATATTTCTACCACTCAAATCTGGTTAGGTCTTCAGTCTAAACTCTATTACTTCCCAATCCTGATTCTGTGTTCCAACCTACTGCTCTCCTCCACAGCTACAGCAGATATATATTGAGTGCccattgtgtgccaggcacttcggATGGACCAGAGAACAAAACATACACAATCCTTGCCCTTCCTCGAAAAACTTACACTGAAGGAATCTTAAATTCTCCCTTAATTTAACTTGCCCCTTCCTACCTCACTACCTTTGCAAATGTAGTTCCCCCTGTCTGAAATGCCATAGGCAGGTCTTCTACAGAATCCTTTCCAACCCAGAGGCAGAGGTAAAGGAAGGTTCCAACACCTCTCCTTAGACCTGGATCTGCCTTGCTGTTTTCACAATTTTCCCAGGAGCCTGGGCAGCCCTAGCGGGCAGGGACCCATTAGCCATCTCTGTATCCCCAGCAACCAGACACAGAACTTGATAGTGAGGAGGGGAAATTGCATCCATGGATATTTGATGGTCAAATAAATCCTCCCCAACAGACAGactcttccaggaagtctttcATCTACTCACAAAAGCTCCGCCAGCTCCCCTACTTCCCCCACCAAGGCCAGGAGGAGGTTCCGAGGCTGATGGAACTGGTCCCAGTCTCGTTCAGCAGCAAACTCAGCATGGAGGCGGCGgctagaagaggaggaaaagggtgGAAGTCCAGGTCCCAAGGTTAGGGGGTAGGGCAGAAGATGCAGAACCCAGGCAGGTACCTCAGTGATATGTAATGGGGACATGGGTAGCAGAGAGGATTCTGCAACTAATTCCTTGGATGGCCTAAGCAAGTCAGTTGTCTTTAGGGGActtggtttccttatctataaaatgggtgcGCCCTTACACAGACCCTAAACTATCGAAATCTAGCAATACCTTCTTTTCCGTTATTCCACCTCCTGCTGGGGCTTCTGCAGTTTCCTCCACCTAGAATATCCCTATCTCTGCATATCTAAAGCGTATTGATTTTACAGAATGCAGAACCAAGACACTTCCCCTAAGAAGCCCTCCTTGATTTCCTCCAGCAGTAAATGTCTCCCACCTCTTAGCACTACATTTGCCCCCATCCTTCGTCTcgttcctggagggcagaggcaaGGCAGAAGCAGCATTGGACTCCGGTATTCCCCCGCCTCAGGTGTGCACTGTtaatcccattttgcagatgaggaggtTAGAAGCCTTGCCCGAGGTCAGGGAGCAGAGCTGAGACCCCAGCACAGCTGCTAGCTTTCTTCCCGACCACGTGGAAGGACCCTCCCCAgtaggagggagaaagggggcgATCTCCCCAGCCCAGACGGGGCAAGGACGGCTTACATGTCCTCCAGCGTGGGCTCAGAACTGAAGCTGAAGGGGCCGGCGGAAGCAGTGCCCTCTCCCTCCGTGTCCCCACGCCTCTCCCCACAAGCTGACATGCTGCCCACCACACAGCAGTCGGGACTGTCTGGGAGAACCTGGGTCCAAGCTCAGAGCCCCCGCCTCCGGAGCCCCTGACCAATCACAAGCATTCACGATTGCTTCATGGGGGCGGAGCCGAAGGAAAGACCAATTATTTACGTGGAGTTTACTACAGCCTGCCCCTTACCGGGCCTGGACCAACCTAAGAGAACTTCAGGCCTGCGTTCCTAGGCTCTGGCCCCTGA
Encoded proteins:
- the ZNF771 gene encoding zinc finger protein 771, which translates into the protein MPGEQQTEEEEEEEMQEEMVLLVKGEEDEGEEKYEVVKLKIPMDNKEVPSEAPAPSADPARPHACPDCGRAFARRSTLAKHARTHTGERPFACTECGRRFSQKSALTKHGRTHTGERPYECPECDKRFSAASNLRQHRRRHTGEKPYACAHCGRRFAQSSNYAQHLRVHTGEKPYACPDCGRAFGGSSCLARHRRTHTGERPYACADCGTRFAQSSALAKHRRVHTGEKPHRCAVCGRRFGHRSNLAEHARTHTGERPYPCAECGRRFRLSSHFIRHRRAHMRRRLYICAGCGRDFKLPPGATAATATERCPDCEGN
- the DCTPP1 gene encoding dCTP pyrophosphatase 1; this encodes MSACGERRGDTEGEGTASAGPFSFSSEPTLEDIRRLHAEFAAERDWDQFHQPRNLLLALVGEVGELAELFQWKPDEEPGPQAWSPRERAALQEELSDVLIYLVALAARCHVDLPQAVLSKMDTNRRRYPAHLSRGSARKYTDLPHEATSEDQAVRPADLACESAGQAPT